GCAAAGGGCTTATTACTAGTGGCAGGAAATAGGAAGTCAGGTTGTGGACAAATACCTGAGAGCACATAAGACAGTATTTTCTTAGTAGTGATTTAGAGAAATGAGTTCCTTCAAATCTTGACTGAACCATCTGGAAGCAAGGAAATGCCCAACAGGCGGGGGCAGAGCCATGTATGTGTACGTGCATGTTCGTATGTCttgtgtgtgaatatttgtggTATTTAACTTGTTACTATTCATTTGAAAGTGTGACTATGTGAAGTGTCCAGATACAGGACTTTACTCTCTGAAGGAATGTGTATTTCCCTGTGTGTGTAGGGCTGTTCTCTTAGGTTTATGCACATAGGGACATAGGTGTCACGCAAGTTTTTGAGGTcctgtgtgagtacatgtgtgtatatacatgtgcttGTGGCCACTGCCAATTGTTGCAGGTTTTAGCACACTGAAGGACAGACTaatgtaattctctctctctctctctctctctctctctctctctctctctctctctctctctctccctccctccctctctgtctctctgtctctgtctctctctctctctctctctctctctctctctctctctctctctctctctctctgtgtgtgtgtgtgtgtgtgtgtgtgtgtgtgtgtgtgtgtgtgtttgaactcCTGCTGTCAATCACTGGAGAATCTCCATGGGAGCCCTGTGCCCCCGGCTGTGGTCTGTGCATGTTGACTCCTGCTGTCAATCACTGGAGAGTCTCCCTGGGAGTCCTGTGCCCTGGGCTGTGGTCGTGCATGCTGACTCCTGCTGTCAATCACTGGAGAGTCTCCCTGGGAGCCCTGTGCCCTGGGCTGTGGTCTGTACATGTTGTAAGATGTCCTCTGCTGTGGCTCCTGCCCTAGGGAGGACGAGATCCCTTCGCTGAGACAGGCAGGTGCTGGTGACTCAGTGACCACACATTGTACAGCACTGACAGGCTTGATGAGCTCAGCTGGGGATTCTCCTCTGTGGGGAGGTGGGCATAGGCCAGGTGGGCAGAGCTTGACCCATGGCTGTGGATGCACCAAGTCCACCTTAGACTTAGTGAGCTCTGTCCCACACATGCATGCTGTGTTTATAGAAAGAAGTGGGGACAGGACCAGCAGAGTCTGCTTCTGAGCCTACACATCTTTGCCCAATTTCTTTGAGGGGCCGAAAGATGGGCACAGGCCTGGGCCAGGCCTATAAGGGGAGGTGTCTGTAGCTCTGTTCTGTACCCTGCAGAAATGGGCCTGAATGGCGCTTAAACCGACTGAGGCTCAACCCATATGTGCTGTCACCAAAGGCTGTTCAGAAGTTTGTCCCCATGGTGGACATGGTAGCACGGGACTTCTTGGAGGCCCTGAAGAAGAAGGTGCTGGTGAATGCCCATGGGAGCTTGTCAATGGACTTTCAATCCTGTGTGTTCAACTATACCATAGAAGGTGTGTGGCCTGGGAAGGTTCCAGCTTGAGGGGGACCGGAAAGGCATAGGCCAAGAAATAGAAAAGGGGGACAGCATTGAGACCAGGAACTGCCTATGTTCCTGTGTTATATGTTCAGTGATAATATTCTCTCTGCAGCCagccattttgttctttttgggAAGCGGCTGGGCCTCCTTGGCTATGACCTGAACCCTGGCAGCCTGAAGTTCATCCATGCCTTGCATTCCATAATGAAGACCACCCCACAGCTCATGTTTTTGCCCAGTATACTGACTCGCTTGACAACCCCCCTGGTGTGGAAAGAGAACTTTGAGTCCTGGGATATCATCTCTGAGTATGGTGAGGGCTGCTATCCTGGCAAGCACCATGGGGCAGGGGACAATGGTCACATGAGTCCCGTCCACATTCATTTCCGTCAAAGAGATGTGGCTGCCAAGGCCCTTCTCTTGTGATTCCACAGTGAGTTCAGGATTGTGTGAGCCAGCATTGGTGGCACTCAAGCAGGAAGACTGGGGTGCTAGGGACATGACAAGCTAGGACGATGTAGGAGAGGCCTCACCAAGCATAATGACTCCATATTTACTCTTCTTCTACAGTCACAAAATATGTCAGTGATGTGTATCAAGAGATGAAGAGGGGTCGCCCAAAGTTCTGGAGTGTCATATCAGAGCTGATAGCAGAGGGTGCTCTGCCAATGGATGCCATCCAGGCCAAttctctggaactcactgctGGAAGTGTGGACACGGTCAGGACCCCAAGGACCATAACTGCCACCCTGACAGCCCCTGGCGTCCCCCCAAAGCACAGTTCCCTGCTCACCTGGGTCATCATAGCCATTCTCTGAGAAGCCAGTGAAATGtctgagaaaaggaaaggggatggCAGCTGAAGAGTTTGTAGACAGGGCCTACACTTCCAAGTCCAGGCACAAGTCAGGTTAGAAAACCACACAGCAGCAGTCTACCCCTCACTACAAGGCATGAGCATGCTCTGGGCATAGGAGGTTAGTGAGCGGCACAGAGTCCTCTTGCTGGACTGTGGAGCAGGCACCCTTGTCAGTGGTAACTTGAGACAGATGCAAGAAAAACAAGGCTGAGGAAGCAACAAACACCAAAGTTGCTTACTGATGcacaagggaaaaaaagattGTAGTGCAGTCTCATTGGAAATGTGGGTCCAGGTACAAATTTCCTGgctgtcaaatgacccttttccAAGCAACTGCTCTGGCCTAGGCATCTTGATTAGGATCAGAGGCCGCACGTTCTAGTGCAGAAAGACCAAGAACAGAGTTCCCAATGCTCACACCAGGCAACAGTATTTGGGAGGGAATGAGGATCAGCACAGGGCTTATGGGAATGAGAAGCCAGAGCTGCAGAAAAGGTGCAGACAGAGATCAGAGAGCCCATCAAAGGGGGTCTGAAAAGCCAGAGTTGTATGCACACATGCCAAGGCTTGGGGAAGCAGCAAGGTACCCAAGCAGGGGACACAGGGCCAGATCAGGCCAACAAGGATCTGGTCCCCATTAGAAAAGCCCAatgagctgggctttggtggctcacgcctttaatcccagcactctagaggtagaggcaggaagatctctgtgagttcgagaccagcctggtctacaagagctagttccaggacagcctccaaagtcacagagaaaccctgtctcgaaacctgcccaaaaaaaaaaaaaaaaaaaaaaacagaaaagaaaagaaaggaccaTTAAGTCAGCATAAAACCAGCTTGATATGGCCAATGTGGAACATGGAAGCCAACTAGTGACTTCAGGGAGACACCTAAGAGACGGCTTTTATGGACTACAGCACTGAAAGAGGGATTTTGGATCAAGAGGCTCATGGCTCACACCAGTCAGGAGGAGTTAATGTTAAAGAGCTGACCCATTAGAGGGTTGGACAATAAGGACAATGGGGAGGGGCATGTGGACAGCCTATGCAGATCAGGTGATTGGGAAGGTAGATGTGGGTTGCCCAGTTTCCTTTAGTGACACACAGTCCATCTAAATGGACACCAGATCAGGTTGTGAGTACCCAACTCTGGAGATGCTGAGGTGTTGGCCAAGAGTGAGGTGTCATGGATTTTCCCTCATGATGTAGGGCATGAAGGTAAAGGGAACCTTTGAGGAGAAGGTTAGAGCTCTCAGGGTCCCACTTGGCTATACACTTTTCCCAGGGATGGGAATCTTTATTATTGGGATGCCATTGGGAGGGTCAAGCTTGGTGTCTAAGATTGCTCTATGGCTCCTGCAGACATCAGTGCCGTTGGTAATGACCTGCTTTGAGCTGGCTCGAAACCCAGATGTTCAGCAGGCACTTCGGCAAGAGAGCCTGGCAGCTGAGGCCAGAATTGCAGCAAATCCTCAGAGAGCTCTAACAGATCTGCCCCTGTTGCAGGCTGCCATTAAAGAGACCTtgaggtgggtgctgggtaccCTTTCCCTGCTGTTCTGTTCCTCTCTTTTCTGGGGCTGAGGAAAGCCATGTCTGCTCTTCTCCCTATGGCTAGACGCTATTGTTCCTCTGGAGGTTGGCTGAGGTGATCATACCTAGGAACCACGCCCTTGGGAGACCTGAGGGAAAAAGGAACATAGCTAGGGACACTTCTGTTCTTGCCCACCTCCAGGCTCTATCCTGTTGCTGCCTTTTTGGAGAGAATTATATGCTCAGACTTAGTTCTTCAGAACTACCATGTCCCTGCTGGGGTGAGTACCCTCATATACCCACCAATTGCCCTGTTCTGCATCACCTCAAAGAGGCAGCTCACCTTGCCCTTGGCATTTGCCCACAGACGGTCCTCCACATGAGTGTCTACTCCATGGGCCGAAACCCTGCAGTATTTCCAAGGCCGGAGCGCTACACGCCCCAGCGCTGGCTGGAGAGGAAAAGGAGTTTCCAGCACCTGGCCTTCGGCTTTGGGCTACGCCAGTGCCTGGGGAAGCGCTTGGCACAGGTGGAGATGCTTCTCCTGCTGCACCATGTGAGCAGCTCTGGAAGAGAGCAGTGGGATAGGGTGTGGACTGGATGGGTAGAGGTGGGCAACTAAGACAGACCTGCAGAGTTtatgtcagcctggggtgtcctgctCACCAGAACAGGCACCCAGAGATGGAAGGGCCTCAAAAATAAAGTGCAGCAGGatgggatgagcaaagcagtgtGGCCAAACAGAGACCAGATAGGGCCTTAATGGTGGCTTCGTGGGTGGGTATAGTCTCTAGAGCAGGGCTAGGCTCTCGGGGCCCCACAGGAGGTCGTCTTAGCAGCATGGTGGCAGCACTGAGCAGTTTAACAGGAGATGGGTCAGATGGAGATCCTCCCTTGTGTTCCAGGTGCTGAAATCCTTCAAGGTGGAGACACGAGAGCAAGAGGATGTGCAGATGGTCTACCGCTTTGTTTTGATGCCCAACTCCAGCCCCCTCCTCACTTTCCGGCCTGTAAGCTAGTCAGTTTTGCATCTAGGGTCCACTCAAGCTCCAGCCTACCTCTATCCTAACACCCAAGGTCATACATCTTTGCCAACAGGATGTTGTTTAGGGGCCACACTGTCATCCTTCAGCACTTGTAGAAGATTCCCACTAAAGACCTGCAGGGCCAGGGATTGCAAGGTCAGGGAAGGGGCTGGGATGATCTTGGAGACAACAACCAGTCCCTGCTGTGTGATTTCCCCCATCCTTTCAACACTCACTCCAGGCACCTATGGCCTCCAAGGGCCTCAGAATAAAGCCAGAAGACATTCCCTTTCATATGTTCTCCATCATTGTGACAAGGGCCACAAAATACATCCTACATTTACACATACGTGGGCTTGTGGGGGCAGACACATAGATAGGTTATGTATAGATAAAGATGTATAGGTAAAGATAGATAAACAGATATCGCTGTGTTTTGGTTCAGTAGCTTGAACATGGAGTTGGAACATATGAGCTAGTGACTCAGTAAAGCATATAGAAGTGTGGGGACATACACACTGGCTAAGGACAGGGTAATGGTGAGATCAGAGATGCAGACAAGAGGACTTGCTAGAGCCCTGATAATGTGTAATGTCTCTACGGGGATGGCTGTCTTCTCCCAGGAGGTCAAGGTGCTGACTGACGTAGACCAGTGTCCTTTGGACAAAGGTTTCATCTCCTGAATTGTGAAGGTGGCTCAGAACACAAGCCTCTTAGAGGTTTCCTTTCAGATGTGAGAGTTTAGGGGGGGAAATTGTCCAAGAATAACTATTTCATAGGATCTCCTGTCCTCAGTACTAAAGTGTATCTCCCTGAGCTTTATGTGCCAAACTCCAAAGACCACAGCCTTTGGGTCACTGTAGAGACAGCACCTCTAATGAAATAATTCATTGGAAATGGGGCTACTGGGCTGTGCCTAATCCAATCCCCCTGAGAGTCTCACAAGAGAGGGAGGTCACAGACCCCCAGAGACAGCTTCCATACAGAAGACAAGAGACAAGAAGTAAGTCTTCTGCAAGTCATGGAAAGAAGTTGAGGAATTCCTTCTCTGTCAGCTCCTTCACTCAGTCTTCCACTTGGTTGTGAAAAGTAACTTCTGTTGTTGAAGTTTTTTGCCATGAAGGTCGGGGCCAAGTAGTAGCACCTGCTAAGCAGAGAGCACCTGTGGCAAATAGTCTCCTAACACCAGGAAAAGGGTCTAGCTCATGAGACTATTGTGGGGTGGTGGGATTTTACCAGGTATAGCTCAATGGAAGGAAGTCTAGGCTTTAGGGGTGTGTTCTTAAAGGGATTTTAGGATCTGgggttctctcttccatttccttcaaaTCACAAGGAGAGCTGCCTCCGCTGCCTGTCCTCTGCTTGTGACATGCTGCTCATCACAGGCTCTAAGCAACTGGCCTGTGTGTTGTAATGATTAATTCTTtaataatgatattttttaaattagtacaCAAAATGTTGGTTCCATTGTGATGGTCTCATACATGTGCTCTTGATGATGGCCAGTCTTGATTTCCACTTATAGATATGGCTCCACATCTGGGATTCACAGAGCTctgagatttatttatcttttggggGGGCAGTCAAATTAAGTGTTTATTGAGTGCCTGTTATGTGCTAAATATTGTTCAGGGTACTGGGGACACATCAGAGAATAAAACAAGGAGGCCTGCCCTCGAGGAGCATACAGGCTGTCACGTATGACCTCTTCACCTTCC
This DNA window, taken from Cricetulus griseus strain 17A/GY chromosome 2, alternate assembly CriGri-PICRH-1.0, whole genome shotgun sequence, encodes the following:
- the LOC100771648 gene encoding cytochrome P450 11B1, mitochondrial isoform X4, with the protein product MALRAKTDVWLARPWQCLHKTRSLGTTAALPPNTLGPFESIPQYSRNRWLKMIQILREQGQENLHLEMHQAFQELGPIFRNGPEWRLNRLRLNPYVLSPKAVQKFVPMVDMVARDFLEALKKKVLVNAHGSLSMDFQSCVFNYTIEASHFVLFGKRLGLLGYDLNPGSLKFIHALHSIMKTTPQLMFLPSILTRLTTPLVWKENFESWDIISEYVTKYVSDVYQEMKRGRPKFWSVISELIAEGALPMDAIQANSLELTAGSVDTTSVPLVMTCFELARNPDVQQALRQESLAAEARIAANPQRALTDLPLLQAAIKETLRLYPVAAFLERIICSDLVLQNYHVPAGTVLHMSVYSMGRNPAVFPRPERYTPQRWLERKRSFQHLAFGFGLRQCLGKRLAQVEMLLLLHHVLKSFKVETREQEDVQMVYRFVLMPNSSPLLTFRPVS
- the LOC100771648 gene encoding cytochrome P450 11B1, mitochondrial isoform X5, yielding MALRAKTDVWLARPWQCLHKTRSLGTTAALPPNTLGPFESIPQYSRNRWLKMIQILREQGQENLHLEMHQAFQELGPIFRYSIGSTQIVSVMLPQDAEKIFQVDNTQPCRMPLEPWIAHREHRGLGRGVFLLNGPEWRLNRLRLNPYVLSPKAVQKFVPMVDMVARDFLEALKKKVLVNAHGSLSMDFQSCVFNYTIEVTKYVSDVYQEMKRGRPKFWSVISELIAEGALPMDAIQANSLELTAGSVDTTSVPLVMTCFELARNPDVQQALRQESLAAEARIAANPQRALTDLPLLQAAIKETLRLYPVAAFLERIICSDLVLQNYHVPAGTVLHMSVYSMGRNPAVFPRPERYTPQRWLERKRSFQHLAFGFGLRQCLGKRLAQVEMLLLLHHVLKSFKVETREQEDVQMVYRFVLMPNSSPLLTFRPVS
- the LOC100771648 gene encoding cytochrome P450 11B1, mitochondrial isoform X2, with the translated sequence MALRAKTDVWLARPWQCLHKTRSLGTTAALPPNTLGPFESIPQYSRNRWLKMIQILREQGQENLHLEMHQAFQELGPIFRYSIGSTQIVSVMLPQDAEKIFQVDNTQPCRMPLEPWIAHREHRGLGRGVFLLNGPEWRLNRLRLNPYVLSPKAVQKFVPMVDMVARDFLEALKKKVLVNAHGSLSMDFQSCVFNYTIEASHFVLFGKRLGLLGYDLNPGSLKFIHALHSIMKTTPQLMFLPSILTRLTTPLVWKENFESWDIISEYVTKYVSDVYQEMKRGRPKFWSVISELIAEGALPMDAIQANSLELTAGSVDTTSVPLVMTCFELARNPDVQQALRQESLAAEARIAANPQRALTDLPLLQAAIKETLRLYPVAAFLERIICSDLVLQNYHVPAGTVLHMSVYSMGRNPAVFPRPERYTPQRWLERKRSFQHLAFGFGLRQCLGKRLAQVEMLLLLHHVLKSFKVETREQEDVQMVYRFVLMPNSSPLLTFRPVS
- the LOC100771648 gene encoding cytochrome P450 11B1, mitochondrial isoform X3 is translated as MALRAKTDVWLARPWQCLHKTRSLGTTAALPPNTLGPFESIPQYSRNRWLKMIQILREQGQENLHLEMHQAFQELGPIFRYSIGSTQIVSVMLPQDAEKIFQVDNTQPCRMPLEPWIAHREHRGLGRGVFLLNGPEWRLNRLRLNPYVLSPKAVQKFVPMVDMVARDFLEALKKKVLVNAHGSLSMDFQSCVFNYTIEASHFVLFGKRLGLLGYDLNPGSLKFIHALHSIMKTTPQLMFLPSILTRLTTPLVWKENFESWDIISEYVTKYVSDVYQEMKRGRPKFWSVISELIAEGALPMDAIQANSLELTAGSVDTALSCCCLFGENYMLRLSSSELPCPCWDGPPHECLLHGPKPCSISKAGALHAPALAGEEKEFPAPGLRLWATPVPGEALGTGGDASPAAPCAEILQGGDTRARGCADGLPLCFDAQLQPPPHFPACKLVSFASRVHSSSSLPLS